The Methanobrevibacter millerae genome includes the window CTGTTATCCAGTCTGTTTATCATATCTCTTACTATTTCATCGTCACTTTGTCTGAAAAGGGATATTATATCTGAATCGTCATATTTGTACATGTCATTTTCGTTTATTTTCCCTGAATTGATTTCTCTTTTCAATGCTCTTCTAAACATCGTATTGACGATTCTTGTTGTATGGTGCTGGTAAACGCTAGGATACATAAAATATCGTGAAACTAAAGCTCCTTCTGCTGCCTGAACACCTTTGATGTCAAGCACTAAACCGTCTTCCAGTGTTAAATTGGATATTATTCTTTCATAATCAATTACTCCATAAGCTACTCCAGTATTGTGTGAGTCTCTTAAAAGATAATCCATTCTGTCCACATCTAATTCTCCAGAAATAATTGGTCCTAGCTTTCCCTTACCTTGGATTATGTCGCCAATCTCTTTTGTGTCAAACTTTTCATCAAGCAAATCATGCATTGATGTTTGTTCAATCACAAATTTTGTCAATTCTTCATGTGGGAATGATAGTACTCCTTCTGAAACATGTGAAAATGGGCCGTGTCCAATATCATGCAGAAGACCAGATATTCTGGCCAATTCTATTTCATCTTTGCTTAAGTTTAATTTGGTGGCCAGTTTTGATGCTAAGTACATTGTTCCAACACAATGTTCAAATCTGCTGTGGTTTGCTCCGGGGTAAATTAAATTTATTAATCCCAGTTGCTTGATTCTTCTTATGCGTTGGAATTGGGGCATATCCATTACTTTAACTTCAAATTCATTTAAATTTATATCTCCATAGACACTGTCTCTTATGAACTTATATTTTTTAGTCACGTGAATCACCACCCCATATGTTATTCCATGTATTATTTGCAACATCTATTACATTATTCGTAAAGTTTTCAATGCTTGATGTGTTATTATTTGTGTTGTTTTCGACTTTTGGAACGATGACCTGAACGTTTTGAATGTTATGTGGTTCAAATGAATCATCTTGTATTGCAGTGAGTTTTGTGGAGTTTGTATTATCTATAGTAACTACGCTAGCAAATACACTACTTAATACAAATGCCATTACTGACACTATCAAAAATATTAGTAAATACCCTTTGGTAGATTGTTTCATAATAACACATTTTTTTATTTGATTTGGGAAATTTTAGTTTTATTATTTTTAATTTTAAACTATACTTGTTATTTATTTTTATTTTAAGTTTTATATAATCTTTTCAATATTTTTTAAATTTTTTAAAATTTTCAAGATTATGTCAGAATTAGAATTTTAATTAATTAAATAATTTATAAAAAATATAATAAAAAAAGATGATGGTGGGTGGTGAAGTTCAATGATCTATAACAACACCATATATGTCAGTAGTATTTACCCAAGTAGTTATTCCTTTAGTTTCATATAAAACACCATTTCTGTATTCCTGTGTTGTATCAGTATTATCACTGGTTAAATAGACCTGGTCTCCTTTAATCTGTGATACTCTTTTAATAATTCTACCATATTCAGGGGAATTGGCCACTACAATATTACCAACTTTAATATTTTTAGTTTTTTCTACAGTTACTGTTTGACCATCATTTAATGTAGGATACATTGAGTTTCCTTCAACATGATATACAATAGGGATTTTGTTTTCACCTATTGATGAATCTATCTTAACCTTAACGTTGTCTAATCCATATCCAAGGCAAATTCTTAAAATTCCTTGCTGTAAATCTTTTGCATTTCCAGTAGTGTTGTTCATTGACTGGAATGTGTAATCACAGATTTCTTTGTTCAATCTGTTTGTATCAACACCTGCAAAAGGTGAAACTATTGTTTGGGAAGTTACATTTTCACCATCTATATACACATTAACGGAATCTCCAATAAACAGGAAATATCCTCCAAAAATAAGTATGATTAGTACTATAATACCTATAACTAAAGTACCTTTATTAGCCATTAAAATCACTTAATCCATGATATTTAAATCCATATTCAGTAATGCTCGCATTGTTTCAATATCAATTTGGCCAGGAGCTGTAACATCTCTGCCTGCAGCAAAAGTAATTGGTGAATCGAATTTAGAAGCCATAACTCTTGTATAACTTCCTAAATCACTCATAGAAATAGCAATTGTATTTTCACAGTGAGAAAGAATAGCTAATACTTTCAATGTATCATCCAAATCTTTTGGCATGAATGCAACTTTTGCAATATCTCCAAGTTCCTGTTCTTTATTGACAATATATGTTATTTCATCAATTTCAGGTGTTTTTTCAAAATCATGATAAGAAACAATAGTTTTTACTCCAGTGTCATGAATCATATTTATATATTCATCATCACTTTGAAGTTCAATATCCACATAATCAACTAAATCAGCACATTTGTATAGAATGTCAATTCTTTCCTTTTCAGATCCTTTAAATGATCCTCCTTCAGTTGAAATTCTATTGGTTGCAATCATAGGAAAATTAATTTCTTCAATTGTTTGCTTTATTTGTTTAAAATCAGGATTTTCAAGTGCGTCAATTCTAAATTCTAAAATATCTGCTCCTTTATTGATACAATCATTTGCAACTTCGATTACTTCATCAATTTTACTTTGAAAAATTGGTATAGCTATTTTAGTTTGTGAATACATTGATTGATATTTTTGATTGTTGTTATTAATTAATTTTTTCTTAATATTTAAATAAATTAACTAACATAATATATTACAGGTAAAATTTGATTATTTTATTATATTTTTTTAATTAAATGTTAAAGGTGTTATTTTGAAAATTACAGCTATAGGTGCCGACATTTCTAAAAATGATGTGTCCTGTAGTACTACATTGGTAGAAAATATAGAAAAAAATCTTTATAAAATTAATGAGTTAGGTGCTAGCCATGTTGCTCTAACAAATGTCACAGGTGATGACGTTGTCATATCTGCATTTGTTGAAGATGATTTGCTTGAAAATATTAATGAAGGTATCGTTAATATATTGAAAAATTGTGCAGAAAGCTTAGGGGATTTATCCGGCATATCTGATAATGCGGATGATGCAGGTGAAGGGATTTCATATGCAGAAGCTAAATTCCGTGATGGTTTTTATACTGATGCCATTATTTTAGGCTTTGATACCTATGGTGGCGAACCTTTTGTTGCGGATGTTGCGAATTCAGCAATTAAAGCAGCTCGAGGAATGGATAATTTAACTGATGTTTCAGATTTAATAGAATCAAAAACCAGAAAAATTCCGGGTGTAGGATATGTTTCTTCTGAAACCGATGATCCAGTTGTAGTTGCTACTGTTGAAAATATTGAATCTGTTGGTGTTATAGCAAGTGCCATGATTGGTGCTGCATTAGGCAATAAAAATACATATCTGGTTGAAAGAGGAACGGCTTGTAATATATTGCCTGGTAGTGTGATTTTTTCAGCTACTGCACTTATGAACGGGAATGTTATAGATTTAGCAGTTCCATTTCAAAATAAAACAAGAATTTTACGTTAAGGATGTTATATTATGATTTTATTAGATGAAAATACAAAATGTTTAGTTCAAGGAATAACCGGTAAGCAAGGTTCTTTCCATACAGAACAAATGTTAAATTATGATACTTGCATTCAAGCAGGTGTTACTCCTGGAAAAGGAGGTCAAGACTTTTTAGGTGTACCGATTTTTAACTCTATAGAAGAGGCAACCGAAGAGACTGATGTTAATGCATCAATTATTTTTGTTCCTGCAAAATTTGCAAAAGATGCTGCTTTTGAATCTATCAGACATTTAGATTTGGTTGTAATAATATCAGAACATATTCCTGTTCATGATTCCTTGGATATTATGGCTTATGCTAACCAAATGGACACTACTGTAATCGGTCCAAATACTCCGGGTGTCATCTCTCCTGGTGTCGGTAAATTAGGTATCATGCCTACACATATCTTTAAAGAAGGTAATGTTGGTTTGATTTCAAGAAGCGGTACTTTAACTTATGAAATTGCCAGCGAGCTTACTCGTGCAGGAATCGGTCAAAGTACCTGTGTTGGAATTGGTGGAGACCCTGTAATAGGTACAAATTATATTGATATTTTAAAAAGATTTGAAGAAGATGATGGTACTGATTCCGTTGTTTTAATTGGTGAAATAGGAGGTAATGCTGAAGAAAAGGCTGCTGAATATATTAAAAATGAAATGACAAAACCTGTCGTATCATATATTGCTGGCAGAACCGCACCTCCTGGAAAAAGAATGGGGCATGCAGGTGCTATTATTCAAGGAAACACTGGTACTGTGGTAAGTAAAACTGAAGCTTTAAATGATGCTGGTGTTGAAGTAGCTAAAAAACCATCTGAAATTGTAGAATTACTTAAAAAGGTATTATAATATGAATCATAATGAAATTGTTGATAAATTATTGGCTGGTGAGTTAAAACTTTACCAGGTAGATAAGGAAGTTTCAGCAAAGGAAGCCACAGATATCAGACGTGAATTTCTTGAAAAAAAGTATTCAATTCAGTTAGATAATATTGCTAATTATTCTTTGGATATGGAAAGGGCTTCCGCTAGAAATATTGAAAATTCAATTGGTGTTTTGCAGTTGCCGATGGGTATTGCAGGTCCGTTAAAAATTAATGGTGATAAATGTAATCGTGAGGTTTTTGTTCCTCTTGCAACTTCTGAAGGGGCTCTTGTAGCTTCAATCAATAGAGGAGCATCTACAATCACTGCTTCTGGTGGTGTTAATGCACATGTATTATCTGATATTATGACTCGTGCACCTGTTATCAAAACTGAAAATGCCACACAATCTATGGAAATAAAACAATGGTTTATTGATAATTTCGATGAATTAAAAGAAATTGCTGAAAGTACAACATCTCATGGTAAACTTTTAAAAATAGATCCAATATTGATTGCCGGTTCTTATGTCTATCCTCGTTTTGTCTACTCAACCGGAGACAGTATGGGAATGAACATGGTTACAATTGCAACAGAAAAAATTTTGGATAAATTGGCTAGCGAAACCACTGCTCGCCATATTGCACTAAGCGGTAATGCATGTGTTGATAAAAAGCCTGCTGCAATCAACATGGTTGAAGGAAGAGGAAAAAGTGTTGTTGCAGATATTTTGATACCTGAAGATGTTGTAAATAAAAAACTGAAAACCACTGCTGAGGCAATTGAAGAAGTTAACGTTGCTAAAAATTTAATCGGTTCAGCAATTAGTGGAAGTTTAAGTTATAATGCTCATTATGCAAACATGGTTGCAGCCATATTTTTAGCCACAGGTCAGGATGCAGCACATGTTGTTGAAGGGTCATTAGGTATTACAACTGCTGAAGCACGTGATGGGGATTTGTATTTCTCTGTTAATTTGCCTGATTTGCCTGTTGCTACTGTGGGTGGTGGAACAAGCCTTGAGGTAGCAAATGAAGGATTGAATATTTTAGGTGTTGCTGGTTCTGGAAAAGCACATGAATTTGCAGAAATTGTAGCGAGTACTGTTCTTGCAGGAGAATTGTCTTTAGTTGGTGCATTGGCTGCGGGGCATTTGGCAAGAGCACACCAAGAACTTGGAAGGGGTTAAAGATGGAAGATATTGACAATATACTTTTGCCGGAAATTAATTTGGAAACTGATGATATTATAATGAATATTGCAGTAAAAAAAGATTATTCTACTATTGAAGACCTTGATGAAAGAAAAAAAGAATTTATCAATGATTTAAAAGCTTTTATTGAGGAATTTAGTCAGACAGAAGAGTCTTTAGAATTCATGAAGTATTATGACTAATCTTTTGAATTGATTATTTTTAATACTTCACTAACATCCACTTTTGTTTCATAACATCCTGTTTTTTTAAGTAAAATTCCTTGTGGACAAAAATCAGAAAGCAACATCATCATCTGACTTAAATCTTCATGGCATGCAACGCCAATTACGGATTTGAATCTGTTTTCCATCACAATCTTTTTAACAAAACTTGATCCAGGAACAATATATAATTTATATCCTTTAGGGTCTGCTTTATTTTTGATAACGCCTATGGAACATAATCCGCAGCAGGTACAGTTAACGCCTTCTTTTTGCAATGTTGCAGGACAGTCTCTGTGTCTTAGACAATGTGGTAAAAATATTAATGTTTCATTTGCGGGAATTTGTCTAAATTTCTTTTTGTTAATGTCATTTCTCAGTTCTATGCTTAAATCATCAATCAAATGGTCATCTAATTTTATAAGTTTAGCTATTGATTTAAATGGAGAATATAATGTATCAATTATGAATAAAAGGAATTTTGGAAATATTACAATTCCTCTTTTAATAAATATTCTTCCAAATATTATGAATATGACAAATAATATAATTATTAGAATAATTATTAAAATTATCAATCTTCCGAGCAATGAATATATTAATTCAAAATCAAATATCATTTTAAAACCTTTCAATAGTGTATGTGTCATGTTTTTTATTCAATGCGACACCGTTTTGGGTTTTAGTTATTGTTAATCCAGACAGTGAGTCGCATGAACATAATACATCTTGTTCGGGGTGTGTTCCTGGAGTAATATTACAGTTCAGATTTACCTTTTCACCTACTGATAATACTTGTGATAATCTTTTAGTTGAAGGATGGTCTTTATTTAGAATAACTATTGGTGAGTCCTCTTCACGGGTTAAATAAGCCTGTGCTCTAATGGCTCTTTTATCTTTTTTAAAATTGGATACTGCTATAATGTCATCCTTTTCAAGGAATTGGACTATTTCTTCATTGTCTTGTGTAGCTATAAAGAGCATTTTATTATCATTAGCTACCTTTACAATACCAACAGTACCAGTTTCCCCTTCAAGAAACAATATTTCATCATAGCTAAAATCAATATTCATATTATCACAAAAATAAAAAAAGAAGAATAAATATTTATTTATTCTTTTGCTTCAACATTGTCACTTTGGCAGGAAGGACAAACAACTTTTCTTCCTAATCCTTTAAACTCATTTCCACAGTCTAAACATCTATATCTTTTAGTTTTCAATTTTTTCAAATCGATATCGGCCATTGGCCCACCGGTAGAACACATTTAAAATCACCTATATTATATTATAATATATTATATAATTAAATTTTTCTTTTGTTTCTTCTGGTTTGAAAATCCAACTGTTTTATTTTATTGAATGTCTTATCTTCTTTTTTTACACTGTATAATAGTCTATAAAAGAATAATGCCTGATTTAACAATTTGTCTTGTTCATATTCTATGGCTAACTTTTCCAAATTTTTGATTATGAACGGATGTGCTCCTAATTTGATATGTTTGTCCTGCATTAGTTCCTGACATTCTTCCTCGGTCAATATAATATTATAATTATTTTCAAGCTGTTCTATTCGCTGTACGACAAACGGATCGTTTTCAAATTTCAGGCTATGCATATAGCATGCTATTGTCAGTTCGATGTTATTTTCCTCATAATAATAGAATCCCAAATTTCTATAAATTCTTGCAAGCTCATATCCTGAATATGCATACTTCAATGCATCCATTGTATAAAAGTAAAATTTATTGAATGTGGGTGTGCGCATTTTGTAGATGTCACATAGTTCAAGGATAATTTTTGTTGATACGGGATTAATCTGCAAGGCTTTTTTTAAAGCGGATTCTGCTTCATCCAAACGTGAAGCATCCCTTAGTAAAAATCCGTATGCATAATATAAATCATCCAATGGCTGATCTTCAGGTATGAATCTAAGCTTTTTTTCACATCCTACAAATTCATTGAAAATCAGTTCCTCCAATGGGTTTGAGAAACTGTGGTATTCATTGATCTTATCATTTTCATATAACTTTGGATGTGTTTTAAAAAATGAGTCAAGCTTTTCCAGAGCGGTTTCGTAGTCATTGTTCTGTATATAAAATTCGGCTTCAATCAATGTCTCCTTAATAGGATTTTCTTCATTCACAATTCTTGCAAATTCTTTCTGCTCTTCAGGGGTTAAGCATTCCCAAATCATTCTGGATATCTCTTTAATTATTTCTGTTGAATATTCATGGGTTTTATATATTTCAATTTGGGATATCAAATATTTCCGATTCAAATCCTTATTTTCGCCGAGGTTTCTTTTTATATCTTCAATGACTTTGTGATACATATATAAAATATTATAATTCTAGACTTATTAAAGTAATCTTTTTATATTATCACAAATCAATATTATTAATGTATAAAAATATAATTTTTATATTCTATTATGAAATAATTTTAAAGGTGAAAATATATGGCAAATCAACCAATATTTATTCTTCCTGAAGGGACTGAAAGATATTCCAAAAGAGATGCTTTAAGAATGAATATTACTGCCGCTAAAGTATTGGCAGGTATTGTAAGAACAACTCTTGGTCCTAAAGGAATGGACAAAATGCTTGTTAATGGTATGGGAGATATTACCATTACAAATGACGGTGCAACTATCATGAGAGAAATGGATATTGCACAACCAGCTGCACGTATGCTTGTAGAAACAGCTAAAAAACAAGAAGAAATTGTTGGAGATGGAACTACTTCTGTTGTTGTTATTGCTGGTGAATTATTAGCTAAAGCTGAAGAATTATTAGAAGACGGTATTGCAACTTCTGTTGTTGTTAAAGGATTCAGAAATGCAACCGCAAAAGCTGTTGAAATTTTAAACGAAATTGCAATAGATGCTGATGATAAAGAAACTCTTCAAAAAGTTGCTGTAACTGCAATGAGTGGTAAAGGATCAGATTATGCAAAAGAACATTTAGCAGGATTAGTTGTTGATGCTGCTTTAAGAATTGAAGAAGATGGTGAATCTGATATTGATAATATTAACATTCAAAGAGTTTCAGGAGATTCTGTAGAAGATTCATTCTTGGCTGAAGGAATTGTTATTGATAAATCTCCTTTATCCAAAAATATGCCAGAGTCTGTT containing:
- the aroD gene encoding type I 3-dehydroquinate dehydratase codes for the protein MYSQTKIAIPIFQSKIDEVIEVANDCINKGADILEFRIDALENPDFKQIKQTIEEINFPMIATNRISTEGGSFKGSEKERIDILYKCADLVDYVDIELQSDDEYINMIHDTGVKTIVSYHDFEKTPEIDEITYIVNKEQELGDIAKVAFMPKDLDDTLKVLAILSHCENTIAISMSDLGSYTRVMASKFDSPITFAAGRDVTAPGQIDIETMRALLNMDLNIMD
- a CDS encoding HD domain-containing protein, which gives rise to MTKKYKFIRDSVYGDINLNEFEVKVMDMPQFQRIRRIKQLGLINLIYPGANHSRFEHCVGTMYLASKLATKLNLSKDEIELARISGLLHDIGHGPFSHVSEGVLSFPHEELTKFVIEQTSMHDLLDEKFDTKEIGDIIQGKGKLGPIISGELDVDRMDYLLRDSHNTGVAYGVIDYERIISNLTLEDGLVLDIKGVQAAEGALVSRYFMYPSVYQHHTTRIVNTMFRRALKREINSGKINENDMYKYDDSDIISLFRQSDDEIVRDMINRLDNRIIPKRVKTIRLDNFKNPEKLYKIDQKNLRKAEEEIAEDYNMDKNYVFINIAEYPRFSEMKTQVNVDNKLYPLTEISNIIGALSKARFNIPDISVYVPIEEKERFGKLKLEHYLDLPEVDREKFHGIHYDQIKLF
- the hmgA gene encoding hydroxymethylglutaryl-CoA reductase (NADPH), with the translated sequence MNHNEIVDKLLAGELKLYQVDKEVSAKEATDIRREFLEKKYSIQLDNIANYSLDMERASARNIENSIGVLQLPMGIAGPLKINGDKCNREVFVPLATSEGALVASINRGASTITASGGVNAHVLSDIMTRAPVIKTENATQSMEIKQWFIDNFDELKEIAESTTSHGKLLKIDPILIAGSYVYPRFVYSTGDSMGMNMVTIATEKILDKLASETTARHIALSGNACVDKKPAAINMVEGRGKSVVADILIPEDVVNKKLKTTAEAIEEVNVAKNLIGSAISGSLSYNAHYANMVAAIFLATGQDAAHVVEGSLGITTAEARDGDLYFSVNLPDLPVATVGGGTSLEVANEGLNILGVAGSGKAHEFAEIVASTVLAGELSLVGALAAGHLARAHQELGRG
- a CDS encoding DUF116 domain-containing protein, translating into MIFDFELIYSLLGRLIILIIILIIILFVIFIIFGRIFIKRGIVIFPKFLLFIIDTLYSPFKSIAKLIKLDDHLIDDLSIELRNDINKKKFRQIPANETLIFLPHCLRHRDCPATLQKEGVNCTCCGLCSIGVIKNKADPKGYKLYIVPGSSFVKKIVMENRFKSVIGVACHEDLSQMMMLLSDFCPQGILLKKTGCYETKVDVSEVLKIINSKD
- a CDS encoding S24/S26 family peptidase gives rise to the protein MANKGTLVIGIIVLIILIFGGYFLFIGDSVNVYIDGENVTSQTIVSPFAGVDTNRLNKEICDYTFQSMNNTTGNAKDLQQGILRICLGYGLDNVKVKIDSSIGENKIPIVYHVEGNSMYPTLNDGQTVTVEKTKNIKVGNIVVANSPEYGRIIKRVSQIKGDQVYLTSDNTDTTQEYRNGVLYETKGITTWVNTTDIYGVVIDH
- the sucD gene encoding succinate--CoA ligase subunit alpha translates to MILLDENTKCLVQGITGKQGSFHTEQMLNYDTCIQAGVTPGKGGQDFLGVPIFNSIEEATEETDVNASIIFVPAKFAKDAAFESIRHLDLVVIISEHIPVHDSLDIMAYANQMDTTVIGPNTPGVISPGVGKLGIMPTHIFKEGNVGLISRSGTLTYEIASELTRAGIGQSTCVGIGGDPVIGTNYIDILKRFEEDDGTDSVVLIGEIGGNAEEKAAEYIKNEMTKPVVSYIAGRTAPPGKRMGHAGAIIQGNTGTVVSKTEALNDAGVEVAKKPSEIVELLKKVL